The sequence below is a genomic window from Tachyglossus aculeatus isolate mTacAcu1 chromosome X1, mTacAcu1.pri, whole genome shotgun sequence.
gactactgctactactcacCACACCCTCCTTCCAACCGTGGTATCCGCACAGACCTTTCTGGATTTTCCTTCAGTGTTGGCTCCTGCCCACGGAGCCCGCCCTGGGAATGTGGCTCCAAGATCGGCCCAGCCCGGGCTTCACACGGAGGCCTCGGCGGCCCCGTGTCCCTGTGCGGGCCGCTCGCCCACAGTGCTCCTCCAACGTGTAGTGTAATGGCGGCCAAACTCTGACGAGAGTGCTCCCCGCCCTCCCCGGTGGAGATAAAATAAACTCTGCTAAAATAAACTCTTCCCAAAGCGCCCCTCAATCCCTGTGGAGGCGATCACCTCTGCCCAAAGCGCCCCTCGATCCCCGTGGAGGGGACAAACTCGACTCTGAGGGCTCCCACCCAAGATGTCCGGCCCCTCACCCCAACGGCCCCGCGGGAGGGACAAATTCGATTCTGAGGGCTCCCGCCCAAGATGGCCGGCCCTTCACCCCAACGGCCCCGCGGGAGGGACAAACTCGATTCTGAGGGCTCCCGCCCAAGATGGCCGGCCCTTCACCCCAACGGCCCCGCGGGAGGGACAAATTCGATTCTGAGGGCTCCCGCCCAAGATGGCCGGCCCTTCACCCCAACGGCCCCGCGGGAGGGACAAACTCGACTCTGAGGGCTCCCGCCCAAGATGGCCGGCCCCTCACCCCAACGGCCCCGTGGGAGGGACAAACTCGACTCTGAGGGCTCCCACCCAAGATGTCCGGCCCCTCACCCCAACGGCCCCGCGGGAGGGACAAATTCGATTCCGAGGGCTCCCGCCCAAGATGTCCGGCCCTTCACCCCAACGGCCCCGCGGGAGGGACAAACTCGACCCTGAGGGCTCCCGCCCAAGATGTCCGGCCCCGTGGAGGGGCCAAACTCGAGTGTGCGGGCTCCCGCCCAAGATGTCCGGCCCCTCCCCCTCGGCCCACCTGGTCTCCGGCCCCTCGGCGCCCGCGGCCTCACGTGCTAACTGTGGTGGCTCCCCGGCTCCCCGCCGCCGGCTTCTCCCGGACGTGGCGGCTCCTCCTCAGGGCCCCGGCTCCTCCCCGACGCCTCAGCCACACCCGGCTCCGCCGGCCCGACCGTCGCCTCGCTCTTCCCGCGCAACGGGCtcctccccggcccggccccgccctccgggccccacgcGCCACTTCCGCCCTCCTCCTGACAACGGCCGCCCACCTCTTGCCAACGGCCgccctcccccccaaacccttaacggacctgccctcaagaagcttccattaTGTGTGAACGGagacataataattatgataatgaaaataataataataataatgatacccatAATAGTTGTCcaggcttactctgtgctatgTGTTGTGGTACATACCAAATTATCACAGTGTACACTGTCCACTACTGTGACTCaagatcaagtgcttaatacaatgctctgcacataggaaatccatcaatcagttaatcaatcttattactgtgtgcagagcattgtactaagtgctttggagagtacaatataacagagttgtcgctgtgttccctgtccacaacgagtttactatctagagggggagacagagagtaatatgaataaataaaggaataatggatacatgcataaatgctgtggggctgagggaggcatgaataaaaaatgcaaatccaagtgccaggacaatgcagaagggagtggaagaagaggaaatgagggcttagtcctactacaacctagctgtcacacttcactcctcaaatgccatcctactaactgtaccttgatctcacctctcactgccaacctctcagcttcctctgccattggcctggaacaccttccctcttcatatc
It includes:
- the LOC119949977 gene encoding proline-rich protein HaeIII subfamily 1-like — translated: MAGPSPQRPRGRDKLDSEGSRPRWPAPHPNGPVGGTNSTLRAPTQDVRPLTPTAPREGQIRFRGLPPKMSGPSPQRPRGRDKLDPEGSRPRCPAPWRGQTRVCGLPPKMSGPSPSAHLVSGPSAPAASRANCGGSPAPRRRLLPDVAAPPQGPGSSPTPQPHPAPPARPSPRSSRATGSSPARPRPPGPTRHFRPPPDNGRPPLANGRPPPQTLNGPALKKLPLCCDISRA